One region of Natronobacterium texcoconense genomic DNA includes:
- a CDS encoding DoxX family membrane protein, which yields MRLLTQREQRQDTGVLERAKTDDDVATSPLFRLGRVLFGVVLAFNAVDNLRNLEERIAFAESKDAPKPRLSVPAISGGLLFGGVGIALWRVPTAAAAAVAGFLVGVTPLMHDFWNVDDPEEKQNQLFHFLKNGALLGAALAFLHVGRRER from the coding sequence ATGCGTCTTCTCACCCAACGCGAGCAAAGGCAGGACACCGGCGTACTCGAGCGAGCGAAAACAGATGATGACGTCGCCACGTCTCCCCTGTTCAGGCTCGGTCGCGTGCTGTTCGGCGTCGTTCTCGCGTTCAACGCGGTCGACAATCTGCGGAACCTCGAGGAACGGATCGCCTTCGCAGAGTCCAAGGACGCACCGAAGCCGCGACTCTCCGTCCCGGCGATCAGCGGCGGACTCCTGTTCGGCGGAGTCGGGATCGCACTGTGGCGCGTCCCGACCGCGGCGGCCGCGGCCGTCGCCGGCTTTCTGGTCGGCGTGACGCCGCTGATGCACGACTTCTGGAACGTCGACGATCCGGAGGAGAAGCAGAACCAGTTGTTCCACTTCCTGAAGAACGGCGCGCTCCTCGGCGCTGCCCTCGCGTTCCTGCACGTCGGTCGGCGAGAGCGATAA
- the nucS gene encoding endonuclease NucS translates to MTRSERDARVDTLEYPSLEAARDAITDGIDREALVTVFGRCSVDYDGRASSRLGTGDRHVMLKPDGAALVHTDEGQQPVNWQPPGCEHAVWCENAEDGERLLLLESVRSTPEERLLVSFEEVFQVSAFAGSDETELALSGTEEDLRRRVLEEPDLLEPGFTPLATERDTPAGAVDVYGEDSAGRAVVVELKRRRVGPDAVSQLRRYVDALERDLHADAAVRGILVAPSVTDRADRLLVEYGLEFVSLEPTAE, encoded by the coding sequence GTGACGCGCTCCGAACGGGACGCTCGTGTCGACACGCTCGAGTACCCATCCCTCGAGGCCGCTCGAGATGCGATCACCGACGGCATCGACCGCGAGGCACTCGTGACGGTTTTCGGTCGATGCTCGGTCGACTACGACGGGCGTGCCTCGAGCCGGCTCGGGACGGGAGACAGACACGTGATGCTCAAGCCCGACGGCGCGGCGTTGGTCCACACTGACGAGGGTCAGCAGCCGGTCAACTGGCAGCCGCCGGGCTGTGAGCATGCAGTGTGGTGTGAGAACGCAGAGGACGGTGAACGGCTCCTCCTCCTCGAGAGCGTCCGGTCGACCCCCGAGGAGCGCCTGCTCGTCAGCTTCGAGGAGGTCTTCCAGGTCTCCGCGTTCGCCGGCTCCGACGAGACCGAACTCGCGCTGTCGGGCACCGAGGAGGACCTCCGTCGGCGGGTTCTCGAGGAACCCGACCTGCTCGAGCCCGGCTTCACGCCGCTTGCAACCGAGCGCGACACGCCGGCGGGCGCGGTCGACGTCTACGGCGAGGACTCGGCTGGACGGGCGGTCGTCGTCGAACTCAAGCGACGCCGCGTCGGTCCCGACGCCGTGAGCCAGCTTCGGCGGTACGTCGACGCCCTCGAGCGCGACCTCCACGCGGACGCCGCCGTTCGTGGAATTCTGGTCGCGCCATCGGTGACGGACCGGGCGGACCGGCTGCTCGTCGAGTACGGCCTCGAGTTCGTCTCGCTCGAGCCGACGGCGGAGTGA